One ANME-2 cluster archaeon DNA segment encodes these proteins:
- a CDS encoding radical SAM protein codes for PEDIDADLICLSSMTATITWCYRLGDLLRQMGKKVVLGGIHPKALPFEAKEHAYSVIEGEAESVWPQVLNDAAHGILKPFFHGERLPLDNMPMPYTSFDHNPYRFRAVFTARGCPYRCSFCSVRKFFGDTIRYRPIHEVVEEVENHTGKVYFNGDDNIWGGDVERSIKLFTALSKGSKKKWYGFGDLHAPQSSKGDEMLMAARASGLFSVWVGWETSSCDVLDNYHAGTKQGRNREDAIRKIKSYGIDGVLFVVMGGRQDKREDFDTALELAKRLGVAVHPVLLTPLPGTELYDEYEPHLIKDRGWEYYTGVNAVFEHPDPGMTPFAREKKYYETSLKLLSLSRIFSHLTEIHWSGFPMTHLLSLMKQLPMRRAMKKAYKEWNVRYNNP; via the coding sequence GGGAGGAATACACCCTAAGGCTCTTCCTTTTGAAGCTAAGGAACATGCTTATTCTGTTATTGAGGGTGAGGCAGAATCTGTCTGGCCACAGGTGCTCAATGATGCTGCACATGGTATTCTGAAACCATTTTTTCACGGTGAAAGACTTCCCCTCGACAATATGCCCATGCCCTATACTTCTTTTGACCACAATCCATACCGGTTCAGAGCGGTCTTTACCGCAAGGGGGTGCCCGTACAGATGCTCATTTTGTTCAGTCAGGAAATTCTTTGGCGATACCATTCGTTACCGTCCAATCCATGAGGTAGTGGAAGAAGTTGAAAATCATACCGGCAAGGTATATTTCAATGGTGACGACAACATTTGGGGTGGAGATGTTGAACGGTCCATTAAACTGTTTACAGCTCTTTCAAAGGGCAGCAAAAAAAAGTGGTACGGCTTCGGTGACCTGCATGCACCCCAGTCTTCTAAAGGAGATGAAATGTTAATGGCTGCCAGGGCAAGTGGGCTGTTTTCAGTATGGGTGGGGTGGGAAACATCATCTTGTGATGTGCTTGATAATTACCATGCTGGAACCAAACAGGGACGTAACAGGGAAGATGCCATTAGAAAGATAAAATCATATGGAATTGATGGTGTCCTTTTTGTCGTAATGGGCGGACGACAGGATAAACGTGAAGATTTTGACACAGCCCTCGAACTGGCAAAAAGACTTGGTGTAGCCGTTCATCCCGTGCTATTAACTCCTTTACCGGGCACAGAATTGTATGATGAGTACGAACCTCATTTAATCAAAGACAGGGGGTGGGAATACTATACAGGTGTTAATGCAGTCTTCGAGCATCCTGACCCTGGAATGACACCTTTTGCAAGAGAGAAGAAATATTATGAAACATCCCTTAAACTGTTGAGTCTCTCCAGGATATTTTCTCATCTAACTGAAATACATTGGTCGGGTTTCCCAATGACACATCTTCTCTCGCTCATGAAACAATTGCCAATGAGACGGGCAATGAAAAAAGCGTACAAAGAATGGAACGTGAGATACAATAATCCGTGA